Below is a window of Pseudomonas monteilii DNA.
GTCGTTCGACCTGCACGACGAGGGCACGGTCGGCCTGCTCTGGGGGCTGGCCTCGGGCTTGTCCTTCGCGCTGCTGGCCGTGGCCAACCGGCGTCGCACGGCTGGCATGAACGCCATGCAGGTCGCGTTCTGGCAGAACGTGGTGGTGGCGGTGCTGATGGTGCCGTTCGCCTTCAGCCATCTGGGCAGTGCCGGTCTGCGGGCCGACGACTGGGTGGCCTTGGCGCTGCTGGGGGTGTTCTGCACCGGGCTGTCGCAGTTTCTGTTCGTCAGGAGCCTCAATGGGCTGCAGGCACGCACGGCGGGCATGATCATCGCTCTGGAGCCGGTGTATGCCATCGCGTGCGCCTGGTGGTTGTTCGACGAGCAACCTTCGCTGCAGATGGGCGCAGGGGCGGCGCTGGTGGTACTGGCCACCTTGCTCGGCGGGCGTCGCAAGACTTCGGCCCACTGACGTTCGGCAATGGCGGACGATGTCCGTCTGAGCCCATTGGATGACCGAATCCGTCGATTGACCTCTGTTCGCGCTTTCTAGGGTGAAACGGTGCAGCACCTCAGCGTGCGGCACCTCACCCCTAACAAAAGCAAAAGCAGGGATCAGGATGACGATGACGACGTGTTGACCCTAGGTCTGGCAGGGCTGATCGTGCTGGTGGGGGTCATCACCAGCCGACGTCACGAACGGGCATCACGGCTGGCGAAGGTCGAAACCGTCTAGCAGTGCAGCGTCCGTTCGCCGTCAAGAGGCGAGCGGACACTACCGACCTGATTCGCGCTGCCGGCTTTTGACGCAACCGAAGCGTTTTTCCTTCGAAGGGCTGTGGCCAAAGAATGCGGTGTAGCACTTGCTGAAATGGCTGGCAGAGACGAAGCCGCAGGCCACCGCCACACCCAGCAGCGGCAGGTCGGAGTGCTGCAGCATGCGCCGGCTTTCGGTGATGCGCAGTTCCATGTAGTAGCGCACCGGGGTCGTGCCGAGCTGATGCTGGAACAGGCGACCGATCTGCCGCTTCGAGCGGCCGACGTAGGTGGCGATCTGGTCCTGGCTCAGGGGTTCTTCAAGATTGGCGCTCATCAGCTGGATCGCTTCGCGCAAGGGTTCGCTGATGTTGGCCTGGGGGGCCGGCAGGGTACGCCGATAACGCGAGGACTCGAACGCCAGGATGGCCGTGATGCCCTCGGTCAAGGCCGTGCCTCGTCGTTGACCCAGCCATTCCAGCACCATGGTGAACGCCCCGCCCGGGCTGGCCGCGCTCAGCCGGTCACGGTCCACCACGAAGCTGTCGGTGCCGACATGGCTGTGGCGGGCGATTTCCGCCACGGCGCCGCGGTGCTCGGGGTGCACGGCGCAGCGGTAACCGTCGAGCAATCCGGCCTGCCCCAGGAACCAGGCGCCATTCCAGAGCCCGGCCAGGGCCACGCCCTTGCGCGCCAGCCCTTGCAGGCACGCGTTCAGGTCGGGAGAGGCCACCAGCGCGGTGCGCAGGCCGCCGCAGACCACCAGCAGGTCCAGAGGCATCTTGAGGCTGGTATCGAGCCGTGCGTCGAGGGTGATGACGATACCCAGGTCGCTGGTGACGGGCTGGCCGTTCAGGCTGAAGGTCGTGCTGACGCAGGCTTGCGGCTGGATCAGGTTGGCCGTGACCAAGGTGTCCAGCGCTTGGGTGAACGCCAGCAGGGAAAAGTGCTCCAGCAGCAGAAAACCCACGCACGTCTGTGGACGGGTGGGCGAGGCTGCCGCGGGCGTGAAGCGCACGTTGTGCCCATTGAGGGCGGTACTGAAACTACGAGTCGGACGCAACGGGTGTTTCTCTTCGTTCAGGCAATTGAAAAGGCAGGTCGGAACGACCCGCCGTATGGACAAGGTTTACACGCGCAGCGGCCTCGCTCGGCGGCTGAGCAGGCCGCGCGACAGCCGGTCGAGCAGCAGCGCCACCGCAACGATCGCCAACCCTGCACGCAGCCCGAGGCCCATTTCCATCCGGGTCAGGCCGCGCGTCACCTCGGCGCCGAGACCACCGGCACCCACCAGGCCGGCCAGCACCACCATGGCCAGGGACATCAGGATGCACTGGTTCAAGCCCACCAGCAGGGTGGGCATGGCGCTGGGCAGTTCGATCTTGAAGAGGATGGTGCCGGGCTTGGCGCCGGTGGCCTGCCCGAGTTCCAGCAGGTCCTTGGGCACTTGGCGAAAGCCCAGGGTGGTCAGGCGCAGCATGGGCGGAATGCCGTAGATGATGGTGGCCATGATCGCCGGGACCTTGCCCAGGCTGAAGATGATCACGGCCGGGATCAGGTAGACCCAAGGGGGCACGGTCTGCATCACGTTCAGCACGGGGCCGAGCGCGTTGTCGATGCGCTTCACGCGAGCGGCCAATACGCCCAAGGGGAAGGCCACGGCCACGGCGATGATCACCGCTACCGAGACCAGGGCGATGGTCTGCATCGACGCAGTCCAGAAGCCGCTGAGCCAGCAGAAGCCCAGCAGCACACCGGCCAGTACGGCACTGCGCAGGTTGATGAACAACGCCGTCAACAGGCACACCCCGGCGATCATCGCGTAGAACGGCGGCAGCAGGAGCAGCGCCTCGATCCCGCCGAGCATCGTCTCGACGAAATGGCCGATGGCCGCGAACAGCCCGTGCAGGTGGGTGTTCAGCCAGTCGAACAGCGGCGCCAGGTAGGCACCAGGGGACAGGTTCAGTTCAGTGAGCGCCATGACCAGCCTCCTCGGAGTCGCGGTGACGGCCCTGGGCCAGACGGTCGAGAACCAGGGTGAGCACCACGATGGCGATGGCAGCGTTGATGGAGCGGGCGATGTCCAGGGTACGGATGGCGCTGTAGATCACCTCGCCCAGCCCACCGGAGCCGACGATACCCGCAATCACCACCATGCCGAAGGCCATCATCAGGCTCTGGTTGATGCCTGTCCTGATACTGGGCAGCGCAAACGGCAGGCGAATCTTGACGAACTGCTGCCAGCCGGTGGTGCCGCTGGCGTTACCCAGTTCGAGAAAGGCCTGAGGGGTCATGCGTACGCCCAGTGCGGTGAGGCGCAGCACCGGGGGCACGGCGACGATGACCGTCGCTATCAGGGCCGTGCCGGTGCCGTAACCGAGCAGCGCGATGGCAGGCAGCAGGTAGATGTAGGGTGGCAGGGTCTGCACCAGGTCCAGGGCCGGTTCGCAGACGCGGTTGACCGCAGGGGACAGCCCGGCGATCACGCCGCACGGCACGCCGATGAGCAAGGCCAGGCAGGTGGCGGTGAGGACCAGGGCGAGGGTGCTCATGGTCTGCGGCCACAAGCCCATCATCGCGCACAGCGTCAGGGCGAGGAGGGTGCCCAAGGCGAAGCGCCAGCCGGCCAGGCGCCAGGCCAACACGGCGAACAGCAGCGCCACGACATAGAACGGCGGCCACTCGAACACGGTGTAGACCGCCTGGTAGACGGCCTTGAGCACGTCGTTGAACAGGTCGAACAGGTCTGCGGCATTGTCGGACAGCCACATCAGACCGTTGTCGACGGTTTCGTCGAACGCAGAGGCGAAGTCTGTGGGGTTCATGCCAGACCTCCCACGGGCAGAGGCGGCTGCACGGCGGCCTGGTCGGGAGGCACGCCCTGCACGGCGCGCAGCAGGTCACGCTGGCTGATCACGCCTACCAGCGCACCGTGCTCGCGCACGCCTACCGCGTCGTGCCCCGAGCGGATCAACAGGTCGATCAGGCTGTGCAGGTCGCTGTCCGGGCTGGCACATTCCAGTTGCTCGGGATCCTGGTGCGGATACCGGGCACGGTGGTCGGCCAGCGGTTGCATGATCGAGTGGGCCTTGACCAGATGCAGCCGCGAGATGCCTGCAACGAATTCGGCCACATAGTCGTCGGCCGGATTGAGGACGATCTCTTCGGCCGTGCCTTCCTGGATGATGACCCCGTCCTTCATGATGGCGATGCGGTCGCCGATGCGGATGGCCTCTTCCAGGTCGTGGGTGATGAAGACAGCCGACTTGCCCAGGGACTTGGTCAGTTGCCGGAACTCGTCCTGCAGCTGCCGACGGATCAACGGGTCGAGCGCGCTGAACGGCTCGTCCATCAGGATCACTTCCGGGTCCGAGGCGATCGCCCGGGCCAGGCCGACGCGCTGCTGCATGCCGCCGGACAGCTCGCTGGGGTAGCGGTTGGCCCAGTCGCTCAGCCCGACCTTGGCCAGGGCATTGCCGGCCACCTCATGGCGCTTGCCCTTGGCCACGCCTTGCACTTCCAGGCCGAACGCCGCGTTTTCCAGCACCGTGCGGTGTGGCAGCAGGGCGACGCTCTGGAACACCATGCCGATGTGCTTGGCCCGTACCTCGCGCAGCGACGCTGCGTCCAACCGGGCGATGTCGCGGCCCCTGACCAGGATCTCGCCACTGGTGGGGCTGATGAGACGATTGAGCAGACGGATCAGCGTGGACTTGCCACTGCCGGACAGCCCCATGATGCAGAAGATCTCACCGCGACGGACCTGCAGGTCGACGTTCGAGACCCCCACGACACAGCCGTACTCCTGGAGGATCTGGGTCTTGCTCAGGCCGCGTTCGCGGTAGGCCTGCATGGCGGCTGGTGCGCGATCTCCGAAAATCTTCCAGACACCGCGGCAATCGACCAGTGTTTCGACATTGCTAGTATTCATGTGTGCACCCGAACCAGAGTCTTCTGGTGTGTTCTTGTGTCAAGTTCGGCAGTGGCAAGGTGAAGCGCTGCTGTCAGTATTTTTTGATGTTTTCCCAGCGCTTGATCAGGTCGGCATGACCGTCGGTCCAGTCCTTGATGGCCTGGTCCATGGTCTTGCCATCGTTGACGGCACTGTTGATGGCACTGATGTCGGCCAGGGGCACGTAGACGCTGGCGAGGACTTCACGCGCCTGCGGGTTCTCGGCCGAGAAGCCTTTCTGGCCGATCCAGTAGTAGCCTTGGGGCGGTGCGAACACGCCTTTGGGGTCCTTGAGGAACTTTGTGTCGTACTTGAGGGCCATCCAGGTCGGTTCCCAGAGGGTCACCGCGACCCATTCCTTGCGGTCGACCGCCGATTTCAGCGCAGCGGTCATGGCCGCGGTGCTGCCCTCGAGCAGGTTGAGCTTGAGGCCATAGGTCTGGACGGCCTTGGCCGCGTCACTCATCAGGCCCGAACCCGGCTCGATGCCCACGATCTTGTTGCCGAACTTGTCGGCGTTTTCGTTGAGCTGTTCGATCGAGTCGATCGGCACGTACTTGGGCACGGCGATCGCCTGGTACAGCCCGTGGGACACCGGCGAGATCTTTTCCAGGCGGTTCTTGTTGCGGTTCCAGAAGTCCTGCGCCACATAGTCGATCTGCGAGGCGAGGATCTGCACATCACCCTTGCTCAGCGCCGCGTAGGCGATGCCCCATTCCGAGAACGAGGTCACCTTGACGGTGTAGCCCGCGTCTTCCAGCACTTTTTTGGTGATGCCGGTGATCGGCGTGAGGTCTTCCCAGGACAACGTGCCCATGTTGATGACCTTCTCTTCGGCATGGGCCTGACACAAGCCCAGACCGACCATTGCGATAGCGCACAACGCCTTGCGGATACGATTCATATGAAGCTCCTGCAGTGTGGCGGGCATGGATGCCCTGTTGTTGTTGAAATTCACCGACGTACTTGCATGGCCGAACGCTGCGCGGCCCGTGGAACCTGTCCTTGCGTAGGGGAGACTGGCATGGGCGGAAAAGGTCGTCAATGCAATTGTATTCTTTATGTATACCGAGAGAATTCGATCGGAATACGTTAGAACTCAAGGCCCATCAGGGTTTTAGCCTCATCTTGCCAATGGCAAGTTGTCGTAGAGGGACATGTTATTGTCGCAGGCAGAAATGTGACGTCGGTGGTGACGTGCCCACCCTACGCACGTCCTCGAAAAAGCAGTAGACACATTGTCTAACCGCTCCTATATTCATTATACAAATTGTAGACACAACACTATGACAACCAAGAAAGCCGCCATGAAAGTCGTTGCCGAAGCTGCCTCCGCCGATGCACCGCTGGACCGCAAAGGCGTGTTGGCCGATGCCCTGCGGCGCCGCATCCTGAGCATGGAGCTGGCACCTGGTGCCGTGGTCGATGAACTGGCGCTGTGCGAAGAGTTCGGTCTGTCCCGGCCGCCCGTGCGTGAGCTGCTTCGGCAAATCGCCGCCGAGGGCTACATCGAGCTGGAAGCCAACCGGGCACCACGTGTGGCGGCGATGAACCACGACTCCCTGCGCAGCTTCTTCCTGGCCGCACCGTTGATCTACGTGGCCACCACTCAGTTGGCCGCCAGTCATGCCACGGCCCGGGAGATCGAAGGCCTCAAGGCGATTCAAGAGCGGTTTCGCCAGGCCATCGAGCAACGGGACGTGGAGAACCGCGTGCTCCACAACGACGCCTTCCACCTGGAGATCGGTCGAATGGCGCACAACGAATACTTGCTGCCCAGCCTGCGTCGGCTGCTGATCGACCACGCGCGGCTGGGCAAGATCTTCTATCGACACCCGACCACCGATGACATGCAGTGCGATCTCGAGCTCGCCTGTCAGCAACACGATCAGATGATCGAGGCCATCGAGCAGCGTGACCCTGAAACGGCCGGGCGACTGGCCAGGGAGCACATGGAATTGTCGCGTCGGCGCATGGCCGAGTACGCGGCACCCCAAGGCATGGATGTGGCATTGACGTTATGAAGTAAGGCTCTCCGCCGCGCCATCACCCGGCAGCACGTCGAGTGGGGCGGGGCGCGATGAGGAACAGACGCTAACAACAATATCTGGTTCCTGAAATGACAAAGATCACCTCGTTACCCGCTGACGATTCGACGTGTGGCTGGTACCACCTGAGCACGGGGCGGCAGGTCAGGCCTGCGCACCAAGGGCATACCGCGGCACGTTGGGTCGTGGTCGGTGCCGGCTTCACCGGACTGGCCGCCGCGCGTCAGTTGGCGCTGCACTTCCCGGACGATCAGATCGTGCTGATCGAAGCCCAGGAAGTCGGCTACGGCTCCTCAGGCCGCAATGCCGGTTTCGCCATCGACTTGCCCCACGACATCGGTGCCGAGGACTACATTGGCGACATTGGCATCGCCAAGACGACGCTCAAGCTCAACCTCAGCGGTCAGTCGTACCTCAAGGACCTGGTCGAGCGTTACCAGATCGATTGCCAGATGAAGCACTGCGGCAAGTACCAGGCGGCGGTCGAGCCACGGGGTATCGCCGTGCTCGAGGCCTACCGACGTGGCCTGGACAAGCTCGACCAACCCTACGAGATGATCGACGCCGATGCCTTGCCTTCGCACATCGGCACCTCGTTCTACCGCAAGGCCCTGTTCACGCCGGGCACGTCGCTCATTCAGCCTTCGGCCCTGGTGAAAGGGCTGGCCGACAACCTGCCGGCGAACGTCACCCTGTACGAACACACGCCCATCACCGAGATCGTGCACGGCGCCAAGACGCTGCTCAAGCATGCCCATGGCTCGATCACGGCCGACAAGCTCGTGCTGACTACCAATGCCTTCGGGATGAGCTTCGGGTTCCTCAAGGGGCGCATGCTGCCGGTGTTCACCTACGCCAGCCTGACCCGGCCCATGAACGAAGAGGAACAGGCACGGTTGGGCGGCAAGCCCTATTGGGGCGTGATCCCGGCCGACCCGTTCGGCACCACCGTGCGCCGAACGCCGGACAACCGGTTGCTGATCCGCAACAGTTTCAGTTTCAACCCGGACGGGCGCGCCAACCAGAAGTACCTCACGCGCTTCGTCGCCCGTCACCGTGACGCCTTCGAGCGTCGCTTCCCCATGCTGTCCAACCTGCCGTTCGAATACACCTGGGGTGGAGCATTGGCCATGTCTCGCAACCATATGGGTTACTTCGGCGAGTTGGCCCCCAACATATACGGCGCCTTGTGCTGCAACGGCCTGGGCGTCACACGAGGCACGGCCACCGGCAAGTTGCTGGGTGACTGGCTGGCCGGTGAAAAGAACGAACTGATCGAC
It encodes the following:
- a CDS encoding AraC family transcriptional regulator, translated to MRPTRSFSTALNGHNVRFTPAAASPTRPQTCVGFLLLEHFSLLAFTQALDTLVTANLIQPQACVSTTFSLNGQPVTSDLGIVITLDARLDTSLKMPLDLLVVCGGLRTALVASPDLNACLQGLARKGVALAGLWNGAWFLGQAGLLDGYRCAVHPEHRGAVAEIARHSHVGTDSFVVDRDRLSAASPGGAFTMVLEWLGQRRGTALTEGITAILAFESSRYRRTLPAPQANISEPLREAIQLMSANLEEPLSQDQIATYVGRSKRQIGRLFQHQLGTTPVRYYMELRITESRRMLQHSDLPLLGVAVACGFVSASHFSKCYTAFFGHSPSKEKRFGCVKSRQRESGR
- a CDS encoding ABC transporter permease translates to MALTELNLSPGAYLAPLFDWLNTHLHGLFAAIGHFVETMLGGIEALLLLPPFYAMIAGVCLLTALFINLRSAVLAGVLLGFCWLSGFWTASMQTIALVSVAVIIAVAVAFPLGVLAARVKRIDNALGPVLNVMQTVPPWVYLIPAVIIFSLGKVPAIMATIIYGIPPMLRLTTLGFRQVPKDLLELGQATGAKPGTILFKIELPSAMPTLLVGLNQCILMSLAMVVLAGLVGAGGLGAEVTRGLTRMEMGLGLRAGLAIVAVALLLDRLSRGLLSRRARPLRV
- a CDS encoding ABC transporter permease produces the protein MNPTDFASAFDETVDNGLMWLSDNAADLFDLFNDVLKAVYQAVYTVFEWPPFYVVALLFAVLAWRLAGWRFALGTLLALTLCAMMGLWPQTMSTLALVLTATCLALLIGVPCGVIAGLSPAVNRVCEPALDLVQTLPPYIYLLPAIALLGYGTGTALIATVIVAVPPVLRLTALGVRMTPQAFLELGNASGTTGWQQFVKIRLPFALPSIRTGINQSLMMAFGMVVIAGIVGSGGLGEVIYSAIRTLDIARSINAAIAIVVLTLVLDRLAQGRHRDSEEAGHGAH
- a CDS encoding glycine/betaine ABC transporter, whose translation is MNTSNVETLVDCRGVWKIFGDRAPAAMQAYRERGLSKTQILQEYGCVVGVSNVDLQVRRGEIFCIMGLSGSGKSTLIRLLNRLISPTSGEILVRGRDIARLDAASLREVRAKHIGMVFQSVALLPHRTVLENAAFGLEVQGVAKGKRHEVAGNALAKVGLSDWANRYPSELSGGMQQRVGLARAIASDPEVILMDEPFSALDPLIRRQLQDEFRQLTKSLGKSAVFITHDLEEAIRIGDRIAIMKDGVIIQEGTAEEIVLNPADDYVAEFVAGISRLHLVKAHSIMQPLADHRARYPHQDPEQLECASPDSDLHSLIDLLIRSGHDAVGVREHGALVGVISQRDLLRAVQGVPPDQAAVQPPLPVGGLA
- a CDS encoding glycine/betaine ABC transporter, with the protein product MNRIRKALCAIAMVGLGLCQAHAEEKVINMGTLSWEDLTPITGITKKVLEDAGYTVKVTSFSEWGIAYAALSKGDVQILASQIDYVAQDFWNRNKNRLEKISPVSHGLYQAIAVPKYVPIDSIEQLNENADKFGNKIVGIEPGSGLMSDAAKAVQTYGLKLNLLEGSTAAMTAALKSAVDRKEWVAVTLWEPTWMALKYDTKFLKDPKGVFAPPQGYYWIGQKGFSAENPQAREVLASVYVPLADISAINSAVNDGKTMDQAIKDWTDGHADLIKRWENIKKY
- a CDS encoding GntR family transcriptional regulator, whose amino-acid sequence is MKVVAEAASADAPLDRKGVLADALRRRILSMELAPGAVVDELALCEEFGLSRPPVRELLRQIAAEGYIELEANRAPRVAAMNHDSLRSFFLAAPLIYVATTQLAASHATAREIEGLKAIQERFRQAIEQRDVENRVLHNDAFHLEIGRMAHNEYLLPSLRRLLIDHARLGKIFYRHPTTDDMQCDLELACQQHDQMIEAIEQRDPETAGRLAREHMELSRRRMAEYAAPQGMDVALTL
- a CDS encoding oxidoreductase; its protein translation is MTKITSLPADDSTCGWYHLSTGRQVRPAHQGHTAARWVVVGAGFTGLAAARQLALHFPDDQIVLIEAQEVGYGSSGRNAGFAIDLPHDIGAEDYIGDIGIAKTTLKLNLSGQSYLKDLVERYQIDCQMKHCGKYQAAVEPRGIAVLEAYRRGLDKLDQPYEMIDADALPSHIGTSFYRKALFTPGTSLIQPSALVKGLADNLPANVTLYEHTPITEIVHGAKTLLKHAHGSITADKLVLTTNAFGMSFGFLKGRMLPVFTYASLTRPMNEEEQARLGGKPYWGVIPADPFGTTVRRTPDNRLLIRNSFSFNPDGRANQKYLTRFVARHRDAFERRFPMLSNLPFEYTWGGALAMSRNHMGYFGELAPNIYGALCCNGLGVTRGTATGKLLGDWLAGEKNELIDFVRQAPGPSANPPAPLVSLGLNMNLKWGQYRAGKES